DNA from Zonotrichia leucophrys gambelii isolate GWCS_2022_RI chromosome 5, RI_Zleu_2.0, whole genome shotgun sequence:
ACAAATTTCAACATAATAAAGATCCATGGGATCAAAAATGTAATAGAAAGTGACATTCCTCTGTCACTTAAAGCTCCTGCTCTTACTAAGAATCCACTTTGGGAAAAATACTGACTTTATTGTTTCTGCtgacttttctttctgctttacACTTAGGCTGTTTTGTCTGGATTAGCTCTTCAGGGGTATTCCCCAAAGGAGGCAGGAGTCGCTTCTTATTGTTCCGGTTTTCTGAGAGCCACTGTGGAGGCAGCTCAAAGGGTCCAAAACCAAACTGCATGGAATATTTGTCATTTACTGCATCAGcttctgtgggcacagctggggccaCCTGAGCTGCAGAGTCTGCAATCGTCTGTGGCACAAACCTGTGAACCAAAGTCTGTCCGAGCTCCAAACTGGTGCTaggaatttctttcctttgaaagTCACCAGAGCCAATGGATTTGGTCTCATTCTCCTCATCTTCCATCGGCTTGAAGATTTGTTGTTGCCCAATATGAAACATCTCCAGAAGCTGGCTTCCTGAATGGACACTGGGCTCCAGATTATCATCTGCAATACCACCCGAGCTGACAGTGTTTCTCCTGCTGAACCTCCGGTGCAGCTGCACTATTGTCCCCACTAAGCACTTCCGTACCGATCTGTTAACAGTTAAAAATAACAAAGGGTTGGCCAGCAAAGAGACCTTGGGCAACCAAATAGCAGTGAGGAGCAAGAAGactgaaatatctgaaatattgAGTATGGTGCGGTAAATCACCAGAGTCATGTAGGGGACACTGCAGAGGATAAATATCATAACCATGGAAAGCAGCATGAGGTGGAGCTCAGCTTCTCGCTGGGAGGCATATGGGATAGAAACTGTATTCTGAGGGGTCCTTAATGCAGCTATGATGACTTTTTTCTTCTGGCTGGCACTCAGCGCTCTGCGAATGAGAATCATAAAGAGAAATACCACAGCCACTGGCACAATCACAGTGGTGATATTATAGATGATGACATATATCAGGTGGCCAAGGGAGTAGCTCCAAGATTCAGAGCAAGTGGACATGGCATAAATATCAGACACATTGGTCACAGCAAACACTGGAATGCTGGCCACTATTGCATGGGCCCAGATATAGATAACCAGGTCTCGGGATTTTGcatcagatatttttctttccagaggaTATAAAACAGAGTAGTATCtgtcaaacaaaaaaaaaaaaattatttttatggcCATACTGCTTATGAGAAACTTCTCCGCCACCTGAGCATAATGGTGGTCCAAATTCCTAACTGGGTTgccaactaaaaaaaaaaaaaaaacaaaaaaccacccaccaaaaaaaccccaaaggtcTGCCTTTACAGGTCTGtctgtagaaaaaaacccagactaTTTAAATGTCAAGATCACTTTTTTGGTGGTGAAAATTTCTTTCAATACATCACTTTGGCTGCTGCATAtgaatattattttgaaaatttcagcATTAACTCACTTGTAAACAAGAGAGTACATTGCACACACTCAAAATCTCAAAAGAC
Protein-coding regions in this window:
- the GPR176 gene encoding G-protein coupled receptor 176 isoform X1, with amino-acid sequence MGYDRSWVLVNESDHAPSQAVTGALETGSASAGQMVWPGGNVSEAGAVKSEEHGEEQSYRHFTTTVQVVIFVGSLLGNITVLWSTCRTSLLKSVTNRFIKNLACSGICASLVCVPFDIALSASPHCCWWIYTMLFCRIAKFLHKVFCSVTILSFPAIALDRYYSVLYPLERKISDAKSRDLVIYIWAHAIVASIPVFAVTNVSDIYAMSTCSESWSYSLGHLIYVIIYNITTVIVPVAVVFLFMILIRRALSASQKKKVIIAALRTPQNTVSIPYASQREAELHLMLLSMVMIFILCSVPYMTLVIYRTILNISDISVFLLLTAIWLPKVSLLANPLLFLTVNRSVRKCLVGTIVQLHRRFSRRNTVSSGGIADDNLEPSVHSGSQLLEMFHIGQQQIFKPMEDEENETKSIGSGDFQRKEIPSTSLELGQTLVHRFVPQTIADSAAQVAPAVPTEADAVNDKYSMQFGFGPFELPPQWLSENRNNKKRLLPPLGNTPEELIQTKQPKCKAERKVSRNNKVSIFPKVDS
- the GPR176 gene encoding G-protein coupled receptor 176 isoform X2; its protein translation is MGYDRSWVLVNESDHAPSQAVTGALETGSASAGQMVWPGGNVSEAGAVKSEEHGEEQSYRHFTTTVQVVIFVGSLLGNITVLWSTCRTSLLKSVTNRFIKNLACSGICASLVCVPFDIALSASPHCCWWIYTMLFCRIAKFLHKVFCSVTILSFPAIALDRALSASQKKKVIIAALRTPQNTVSIPYASQREAELHLMLLSMVMIFILCSVPYMTLVIYRTILNISDISVFLLLTAIWLPKVSLLANPLLFLTVNRSVRKCLVGTIVQLHRRFSRRNTVSSGGIADDNLEPSVHSGSQLLEMFHIGQQQIFKPMEDEENETKSIGSGDFQRKEIPSTSLELGQTLVHRFVPQTIADSAAQVAPAVPTEADAVNDKYSMQFGFGPFELPPQWLSENRNNKKRLLPPLGNTPEELIQTKQPKCKAERKVSRNNKVSIFPKVDS